From Nymphaea colorata isolate Beijing-Zhang1983 chromosome 6, ASM883128v2, whole genome shotgun sequence, a single genomic window includes:
- the LOC116256535 gene encoding probable GTP-binding protein OBGC2 produces the protein MATQLVPPNATFRRLPFLLSEPKSLLLSSSNPRLHKRYGHSYGPTYRVVHCGIAKVVKQPKPSTPDSVTREPHKYFDHVVITVRSGDGGHGAVLSMPSQKVSSKSLGKNEKEKTKKKSLYKRDADGSLILPMGGHGGDVVIYADESKDSLLEFHKKTRYNAKRGGNVDAMGVLTSLLHDGIAAPTLRIPVPVGTVVRRKQGGKFLADLVRPDDEVLVARGGQGGISLLEMPEHRRRRFMAMTMNIVRDETDKVMVLGQQGEEVNLELILRVVADVGVVGLPNAGKSTLLAAITLAKPDIADYPFTTLMPNLGRLDGDPSLGAQEYTSQATLADLPGLIEGAHLGKGLGRNFLRHLRRTRLLVHVVDATAENPVKDFITVREELRMYNPDYLNRPHVVVLNKIDLPEAKDRLHSLIQEIAAIGRPETPSALPMKVEEAMPAIPSQSEEESLSSPGSFVEENKEKALEDYPRPLSVVGVSVLKRIAVDEMLKEIRRSLREVS, from the exons ATGGCTACGCAGCTCGTCCCTCCCAATGCGACCTTCCGTCGTCTCCCTTTCCTCCTTTCTGAACCGAAGAGTCTCTTACTCTCTTCGTCCAACCCGAG GTTACATAAGAGATATGGACATTCGTATGGTCCTACATATCGTGTGGTGCACTGTGGAATTGCTAAGGTTGTGAAACAACCAAAACCTTCGACACCTGACTCAGTAACAAGGGAaccacataagtattttgatcatGTCGTTATCACTGTCCGTTCGGGGGACGGTGGACATGGTGCGGTTCTTAGCATGCCGAGCCAAAAGGTATCTTCAAAATCTCTGGGCAAAaacgaaaaagagaaaacaaaaaagaaaagtttgtatAAAAGAGATGCAGATGGCTCACTTATACTACCAATGGGAGGCCATGGAGGTGACGTGGTCATATATGCTGATGAGAGCAAGGATTCATTGCTTGAATTCCATAAGAAGACCCGGTATAACGCAAAACGTGGAGGCAATGTGGATGCTATGGGAGTGCTAACTTCCTTATTACATGATGGAATTGCTGCTCCAACATTGCGCATTCCAGTACCAGTAG GTACTGTGGTAAGACGCAAACAAGGGGGAAAGTTTCTTGCAGATCTTGTGCGTCCGGATGATGAAGTACTTGTTGCCAGGGGTGGGCAAGGAGGA ATTAGCTTGCTGGAGATGCCAGAGCATAGGAGAAGAAGATTTATGGCCATGACTATGAACATTGTGAGAGATGAAACTGATAAG GTAATGGTTCTGGGTCAGCAAGGTGAAGAGGTCAATTTGGAACTCATACTAAGAGTGGTTGCTGACGTTGGGGTAGTG GGACTCCCAAATGCTGGGAAATCTACACTATTAGCTGCCATCACTCTTGCAAAACCAGATATTGCTGATTATCCTTTCACAACACTAATGCCAAACCTTGGTCGTCTTGATGGTGATCCCAGCCTAGGAGCACAGGAATATACTTCTCAGGCAACATTGGCTGATTTGCCTGGTCTCATTGAGGGCGCTCATCTTGGAAAA GGTCTTGGTAGAAATTTTCTGAGGCATCTGCGTAGAACAAGACTACTGGTCCATGTTGTTGATGCAACAGCAGAGAACCCTGTGAAAGATTTCATAACCGTCAGAGAA GAATTAAGAATGTACAACCCAGATTATCTTAATAGACCTCATGTCgtggttttaaataaaatcgACCTGCCAGAG GCTAAGGATAGGTTGCATTCCCTGATACAAGAGATAGCAGCTATTGGTCGCCCTGAGACACCTTCAGCCTTACCCATGAAAGTGGAAGAAGCAATGCCAGCAATACCTTCCCAAAGTGAAGAAGAAAGCTTATCCTCTCCTGGCTCTTTTGTTGAGGAGAACAAGGAGAAGGCTCTTGAAGACTATCCACGGCCTCTTTCTGTTGTGGGTGTTAGTGTCct CAAGCGCATTGCTGTGGATGAGATGTTGAAAGAAATACGTCGGTCTCTAAGAGAAGTATCATGA
- the LOC116256573 gene encoding purple acid phosphatase 2-like, with protein sequence MKLVTCIIFLCLLLSSGRLSNGGTTSKFVRKPAPSLDMPFDSDVFTAPDGYNAPQQVHITQGDYLGKAVIVSWITPLKMGSSRVLYGTAENKRRYTAQGTVTRYKYHNYTSGYIHHCVLKNLEYETKYFYEVGIGNSPRQFFFWTPPKVGPDVPYAFGVIGDLGQTFDSNVTISHYERNKKGKAVLFVGDFSYADHYPFHDSRRWDSWGRFVEKSFAYQPWIFAAGNHELDLVPEVGETQPFKPYLHRYRVPYESSKSTSPLWYSIKRGPAHIIILSSYSACGKYTPQYNWLQEELPKVDREQTPWLIVLMHTPWYNSDNYHYMEGETMRVVFEPWFVEHKVDVVFAGHVHSYERSERISNIAYDIVNRECSPVDDQSAPVYITIGDGGNIEGLANNMTEPQPKYSAFREASFGHGLLDIKNRTHAYFSWHRNQDGDAVVGDSHWFYNRYWSSSPRRVGGRETRAGRDIGSL encoded by the exons ATGAAGTTGGTAACATGCATCATATTCCTCTGCTTGCTTTTGAGCTCTGGTAGGCTCTCCAATGGAGGTACCACAAGCAAGTTTGTCAGGAAACCTGCACCTTCTCTGGACATGCCTTTTGACAGTGATGTCTTCACAGCTCCTGATGGATACAATGCTCCTCAACAG GTGCATATAACACAAGGCGATTATTTGGGGAAAGCAGTGATAGTTTCGTGGATCACGCCATTGAAAATGGGGTCCAGCAGGGTGCTCTATGGAACTGCAGAGAACAAGAGAAGGTATACCGCACAAGGTACTGTTACTAGATACAAGTACCACAACTATACTTCAGGATATATTCACCATTGCGTTCTAAAGAACTTGGAG TACGAGACGAAGTATTTCTATGAGGTTGGGATTGGAAATTCACCTCGCCAGTTCTTCTTCTGGACTCCTCCAAAGGTTGGACCAGATGTTCCTTATGCTTTTGGTGTTatag GGGACCTTGGGCAAACATTCGATTCAAATGTGACAATCTCCCATtatgaaagaaacaagaaagggaaGGCTGTTCTTTTTGTTGGGGACTTCTCCTATGCAGATCATTACCCGTTTCATGACAGCAGGAGGTGGGACAGTTGGGGAAGGTTTGTGGAAAAAAGCTTTGCATATCAACCATGGATATTCGCTGCCGGCAATCATGAACTCGACTTGGTGCCTGAAGTG GGGGAAACTCAGCCATTCAAGCCATACCTGCATAGGTATCGTGTGCCATATGAATCATCCAAGAGCACATCCCCATTGTGGTACTCGATAAAGCGAGGGCCCGCACACATTATCATCCTATCTTCATATTCTGCATGTG GGAAATATACTCCCCAATACAATTGGTTGCAAGAGGAGCTACCAAAAGTAGACAGAGAGCAGACTCCATGGTTGATTGTTCTTATGCATACACCTTGGTACAACAGCGACAACTACCACTACATGGAAGGAGAGACCATGAGAGTGGTGTTCGAGCCTTGGTTTGTCGAACACAAGGTTGACGTCGTGTTTGCTGGACATGTTCATTCCTACGAACGATCG GAACGGATATCAAACATCGCATATGACATAGTAAACAGAGAGTGCAGCCCTGTGGACGATCAGTCTGCACCCGTCTACATCACCATTGGAGATGGAGGAAACATTGAAGGCCTTGCTAACAA TATGACGGAGCCACAACCGAAGTATTCAGCTTTCAGGGAAGCCAGCTTCGGACACGGACTGTTAGACATAAAGAATCGAACGCATGCTTATTTTAGCTGGCACAGGAACCAAGATGGGGATGCAGTAGTTGGTGACTCTCACTGGTTTTACAATAGAT ACTGGAGCTCAAGCCCAAGACGAGTTG GGGGCAGAGAGACGAGGGCTGGCAGGGACATTGGATCcctttag
- the LOC116256892 gene encoding purple acid phosphatase 2-like, translated as MRAMEKSMILALLLILVLSSSKTSNAGTTSSFVRKLGASQDMPLDSDVFRVPPGYNAPQQVHITQGDRDGRAVMVSWVTASEPGSSTVLYGTAEHKRKFKAEGRVTYYKFYNYTSGFIHHCTLRHLQYDTEYYYEIGLGHSRRQFSFKTPPKVGPDVPYAFGLIGDLGQTFDSNTTLTHYELNKKGQTVLFVGDLSYADNYPFHDNVRWDTWGRFVERNAAYQPWIWTAGNHELDFVPELGETNPFKPYKHRYHVPYRSSNSTSPLWYSIKRASAYIIVLSSYSAYGKYTPQYKWLEQELQKVDRNETPWLIVLVHSPWYNSYNYHFMEGETMRVMFESWFVQHKVDLVFSGHVHAYERSERVSNIAYDVVNGKCTPVYDPSAPVYITIGDGGNIEGLANNMTYPQPKYSAFREASFGHATLETKNRTHAYYSWHRNQDDVAVVADSMWFYNRVWYPKPEPGTTMVQ; from the exons ATGAGAGCTATGGAGAAATCCATGATACTGGCATTGCTCTTGATACTTGTTCTAAGTTCTTCAAAGACCTCCAATGCTGGAACTACAAGTAGCTTTGTTAGAAAGCTTGGTGCATCCCAAGATATGCCTCTTGACAGTGATGTCTTTAGAGTGCCACCTGGTTACAATGCTCCCCAACAG GTGCATATCACACAAGGTGACCGTGACGGAAGGGCTGTGATGGTTTCATGGGTCACAGCGTCTGAACCAGGATCCAGTACTGTCTTGTATGGTACTGCTGAGCATAAGAGAAAGTTCAAGGCAGAGGGTAGAGTCACTTACTACAAGTTCTACAACTATACTTCAGGGTTCATTCACCATTGTACTCTTAGGCATTTGCAG TATGATACGGAATATTATTATGAGATCGGACTAGGACATTCAAGGCGGCAGTTCTCGTTCAAGACTCCACCAAAAGTTGGTCCAGATGTTCCCTACGCTTTTGGTCTCATCG GGGACCTTGGACAGACCTTTGATTCCAACACCACACTTACTCACTATGAACTCAATAAGAAGGGACAGACGGTGTTATTTGTTGGAGACCTTTCCTATGCAGACAATTACCCTTTTCATGATAATGTCCGATGGGACACATGGGGGAGGTTCGTAGAGAGAAATGCTGCTTATCAACCTTGGATATGGACTGCTGGAAATCATGAGCTAGACTTTGTTCCTGAATTG GGTGAAACAAATCCTTTTAAGCCTTATAAACATCGCTATCATGTACCCTACAGATCATCCAACAGCACTTCTCCTCTGTGGTATTCCATTAAACGGGCATCAGCATACATCATTGTTCTGAGTTCATACTCAGCTTATG GAAAATACACACCACAATACAAGTGGCTTGAGCAAGAACTTCAGAAGGTTGACAGGAATGAGACACCTTGGCTGATTGTCCTTGTGCATTCTCCATGGTATAATAGTTACAACTACCACTTCATGGAAGGAGAGACCATGAGAGTCATGTTTGAATCATGGTTTGTGCAACACAAAGTAGATCTTGTGTTTTCTGGTCATGTTCATGCTTATGAAAGATCT GAACGTGTCTCCAACATTGCATACGATGTTGTAAATGGGAAGTGTACTCCAGTATATGATCCATCTGCTCCGGTGTATATTACGATTGGGGATGGAGGAAATATTGAAGGACTGGCCAACAA CATGACGTATCCACAGCCAAAGTATTCTGCCTTCCGTGAGGCGAGCTTTGGACATGCTACTCTCGAGACAAAGAACCGAACTCATGCTTACTATAGCTGGCACAGGAACCAGGATGATGTCGCAGTAGTTGCTGACTCGATGTGGTTCTACAACAGAGTTTGGTATCCCAAGCCAGAACCTGGAACAACAATGGTGCAGTAA